In Candidatus Vicinibacter proximus, the genomic stretch AAATCAAATTTACATTGAGAAATCGCCTGAACAGGTTATGGACTTTCTACTACATCCACAGAACTGGAAAAAATTCTCAACAGGAGTTATTGCCGTTAACTATTCGGGGGACAAACTGACTTTGAACTCCACCGGAAGTTTCACACGAAAACAAGGACCCAACACCGCAGTAGAAGAATTTAAAGTGGCAGAACTTATTTATGGAAAGAAACTAACTTTAGAGGTAACGACAAATTTGTTTTTTGCCCATGATGCGTCCGAATATCAAGCAGAGAACAATGGGACTCAAGCAACTTTCAACGAAACATTGACAGCACGAGGGTTTATGGGCAATGTATTCTTATTCCTATTGGCCGGAGTAATAAATAAATCCTTGAAGGCTGACTATGCAAGACTTAAAAAAGTGATTGAAACAAGCTGACATGATCCATAAGCTCCAAAACAATTTGGGTTCTACGAACATAAGAAGTACAGCCGGCAACAAGGGGTTTGCGACAGCGGCGGTTCTCCCGAAACAAGTTAAGGATAGGCTGTCCTTCACTGACACTTTTGTACAAGGTGGATATTCAGTTCTCCTGTTGAAGTTTAGTGCTCAAACACACCTCCATCACACCCCTCAAGTAAGTTTGCAGTCAGACTTTAATTACCTTTCTAACATTAACAAACCGTGGAGAAAATGAACAGGCATAAATTCTTAATACCAGTTTTAATTTGGACCATTTTCCTTGGATCGACTGCTTGCCTAAACCATAAAGGCGAAAAGTCACTGACTGACAAATCCATTGACGACAGTTCTTCACCTGCAAGTCAACCAACAAACTCTGCTGTAACAGATAGTTTGAACCAGCAGATTGATAAACTGAAAAATTATTACACCCAAGCCATTGCTGAATTTATTAAAGCAGCTTATAAAAAAGATAAGACCACATTTGACACATTGTATTTTATAAAGCATGTTTATGGTCAACCTGATGACTTTCCTGACATAGATTTACCGGAGACAATTGAAAAAACTCAAATCCGACTTATAGACCCGGAAATCGGACAAAAAATGGGGGCTGAAAGAAAATCACTTGTTTATGTGAACATGATGGGCTGGATTGACAATGATAAAGCAGAATTCATTTTTGTGATATTCAAAAATGGTGGAGAACATCAGTATGATTATTATATAAATTTTGACATCAAGCCATTAACCAATTATTTAGAGCTGGATAAAATAGAGTTTGAAAATTATTTACACCTTGAGAAACAAAAACCAAAACGAATTACCATTTATGCAGACGGCAAATATGTTGGGGATAAATAATCAAATAAATTTTTGTCCAATTTTCGGGTTAAAGAATTCCAAGCATGTTAAATCACGAACCTTTATCAAGCTTGCATGGAGTTGATGGATCCACTGTTAAATGAAGCATTGTCCTTTATATCTATTATGTTGCTTGAAGACTTTTTTCGTCCAAAATCGACAACTTCTTTTAGTTGCAAAACGTTTTTCACTATTATAGATAAATAAATAAACCGAAAATTTATGAATGATATTATTTGCCCAAATTGTAAAAAGGTTTTTAAAGTGGATGAGGCGGGATTTGCGGATATACTCAAACAAGTGAGAGATCATCAATTCGATGAAGAATTACAAAAGCGATTATTACTTGCCGAAAGAGATAAAGAAAATGCTGTCAAACTGGCCGAAGCCAATCTTAAGAATATTTTACAAGAAGACCTTGCCAAAAAAGATAAGGTAATTTTAGAGCTAAGAGCCCAGAATGAGCGTGAACTTTCTTTGCAGCTATCCATGAAAGAAGCCGAAATTGCTGAAATGAGATCAAAAATTCAGCATGCAGAAATTGAGAAAAAACTCACAGTAACGGAAGCTATCCAAAAAATTGAAAAAGAAAGAGACGAACTGGCCAATAATCTGAAAAATAAGGAAACAGAAAAGCAATTACTCGAAAAATCACTTATCGAAAAATTTAATGCTGAACTCAGGACAAAGGAAGACATCATCAAGTTGAAGGACGAAGAAATTGCTCTTAGAAAAGACATGAAGCTAAAACTATCTACCAAAATGATAGGCGAAACACTTGAACAACATTGTGAAACTGAATTTAACAAACTTCGTGCAACAGCCTTCCCGAAGGCCTATTTCGAAAAAGACAACGATTCCAGGTCCGGCAGTAAGGGTGATTTTATCTACCGAGAAACGGATGAGACCGGTAATGAAATCATTTCCATCATGTTCGAAATGAAAAATGAGGGAGACGAAACCGCTACTAAAAAAAGAAATGAAGATTTTTTAAAAGAACTGGACAAAGACCGTACTGAAAAAAAATGCGAATATGCTGTACTGGTTTCACTTTTAGAATCAGAAAGCGAACTCTATAACTCCGGTATTGTCGATGTTTCTCATAAATATCCCAAAATGTATGTGGTACGACCTCAATTTTTTATTCCCATTATTACCCTCCTTCGGAATGCTGCCATGACCTCATTAAAGTATAAGGCAGAACTTGCCTTGGTAAAAAACCAAAATATTGACATTACTCATTTTGAAGACAAAATGAATGCATTTAAAGAAGGTTTTGCAAGGAATTATGAATTGGCAAGTCGTAAATTTAAGGAGGCCATTGATGAAATAGATAAAACTATTATTCACCTCCAGAAAACGAAAGACGCCTTGCTGTCTTCTGAAAATAATCTCCGTCTGGCAAATGATAAAGCGGAAGACTTAACCATCAAAAAATTAACGCACGGGAATCCAACCATGAAATTAAAGTTTGATGAACTAAATAAAAATATTGAGTAAAATAAAGGTCTCTCATCCTGAAATAGCTTGTCCATAAAAAACTTCCCGGATGAAATTGAAAATGAAAAGATGAATATAATCTGACCCCAACATCCTAACCCCCTGGTCCATCCCCCTAAGATACGATCAACTTATTGGATCCATATTTTCTATTCCCGCCATTGGTTTACCACACCAATTTTTATTTCTCTTTGCCTTTTTCCCCGGACTTTTACCCCTGTTTTGGCGATTTTCGGATACAAACCGCATCCTTTATACTCGATTATTAAAAAAAAAATGACTACATAATTGTTTCTTGTTTAGGAAACTTATATCTTTGTCTTAAATGGATGTAAAACCTAGATTTACAATCAAATTTCTTCAGGAGGCAAAGGAGTTTCTTGATCATTTAGAAGATAAACCAAGGGATAAAATAATTTATAACATCTGGAAGTCACGAAATATGATTGACGATGAGCTATTTAAGAAACTCAACGGTGAAATTTGGGAATTTAGAACAAACTATAACAAGCTGGCTTATAGGTTATTTGCATTTTGGGATAAATCAGAAAATAAAGTGGTGATCGCAACTCATGGAATTATAAAAAAATCAAACAAAACACCGCTTAAAGAACTAGAAAGAGCAGAAAAATCCGAAGTGAATATTTTAAAACAAAAAAATCATGAAAACATATAGCTTAGATGAATTAACCAATCAATACATTGGTAAAAAAGGTACTTCTAGACGTGATCAATTTGAACAAGAATTAAGAATGGACTTATTGGGACAAGCAATAAAACAAGCTAGGTTAGCGAAAAACTTAACTCAAGAACAATTGGGAGAACTTGTGGGCGTGCAAAAAGCACAAATATCCAAAATTGAAAACTCAGCTACGGATGCCCGATTTGAAACCGTACTGAAAGTTTTTAAGGCATTGCATGCGAAAGTAAACTTTAGCGTTGAAATAAATAAAAAGAAACTTTTACTAACTAATTAAAGTGTTAAGCGCATGATCGAATAAGCGCTTCTGACATATTTTTCTAAATGGCTGTTTAGTCCTATCATAAATTGTCTATAAGAACTGTTCGGGATATAAATTAAAGTAAAAAAAGGGGAGAAAATCTGACCCCAACATCCTAATCCACAGGTCCACCCCATTAAGATACGATCAACTAATTGTTGAAATTATTTCCAGCATTATGGCCCTTTCAATAGAATATAGGTTGAAATTTTTTGAATTGATTGTTAAAACATTTCAAGAGTCTGATGAGGAGAAATTAGAGAGGGCAACAGCAGCAATGATTGAGGACTATCATCATGATGAAGATTTAACAGCTCTAACTGATTTAGAAATGGAAAACTTTTAAGAAACGAGGGGAAATTTGTCTTCTTATATTTGATCCAGCTGTTGGATCAGAAATACACAAAACCAGACCCTGCATCATCGTAAATGTAGATCCACCCGCTAAGTTACATATGATCCGTATCAGAGCTTCCCGCCAAATCCCAAATAAATAAATTTCAAAAAATAAATTAAAAAATATTTGGAAAATAAAATGAACCCATTTATTTTAGTGCTTTGAATTCGAACACGCCCTTTTCTAAACTAAAATGAGACTTATGTAAAAAAATAACCTGTCAGTTCACACAACACCTTAATTTGCATTTTTCTAATTATCAATCATTTCTGCTTATGGGCGGAGTGGATATCCTGTAATGTCTTAGGGGTATTACCATATTGAATTTATACTATGGTAAACCCCGACCGAAAATATTTGAAATAATATTTTGCTAAGCAAGATCAGATCAGGAATATTATCTACTTCTGTAACATGCAGGAAGATCGAAAAAAGAACATGTTTTTAAAACCCTAATTGATTAAACCCTAAAATTATTACGCACATGAAGGATCTAATTTAAAAAACGAACTTCAGATTTTGTGAGCTCTACGTGTACTTCTATTAAGAAGTCAGATTCGCTTTAAAAAAAGTCTATATTATTAAACCCTAAATAACAAAAAAATAAAATTTATGAGAACAATTAGTATTTTTATCAAAATTATTGAACTAAAATTAACAAAACAATTTTTTACTCCAACAAATGCTTTCATTCCGACTCTAGGAAAATCTTTAATCACTGCATTAATGATACTATTCACCACACAATGCAAGAATGAATTAAGCGAAATGAGTGAACCAAAAACACCACTAACTTTAAGTTTGAACACAAGTTGCTGGAATAGTACGCAAAGCAATACCGCAGTAACGGGGTCCTTCCAACCAGGGACTTATACCATTGTAAATAATTGCATCCGTTTTACAAACCATGAGGAATTCAATAAGACTGAAATATTTTTAAATAATGCCACTGCCATTGAAATCGAATCCTGGTACAATTCACTGCCTGTGCTAACCTCAGAAAAGGCATATCAGGATTTTATGGATCAATATAACTGTATAGACAACCAATCCATAAGTGAAATAAATGGTTTACTCAGTTCTTCCGGAAATACAATTCGATACCACTGGATAAATGAAGATGAATTAAGTATATCTCCAAAGTTCATGACCTACTCGGGTTACAGAAATATGGATGGTAATTTTATGATAGGAGATCAGATTGAAGCAGAATCTGAAGGAATCAGAATTACGATTTTTGACGGAGATTGGAATAAACTCACGCAAATCAGAACTACTCCAGGTTACCCCTCTGACACGGTGAATTACGAGGGTGATACTGCATTTATTATAGACCCAGTTCTCACTTCAAGAATTTCATGTGACATTAATTGTTGCTCAAAAAATTTATCAAGTACTCATTACTTTGGACCAAGTAACAGAAGAAGATTAAAAGTTGAACTGGAATGGATTGAAATGACATCCAATAGGAAACCACCAGGCTCAAACTTAACATATTCAACTCCTAAAATAGAATTTAGATTGAATAAATTGGAATTAGATAAAAAAGATGATTTAGGTATTTGGAGTTGCGTAAAGAAGCATCTAACTTTCAATTTAGAATGTGATTGGTTTATTAACTATGTGTCAAAAGTTGAACATGACCAGTCGGGTTTTGTGGTAAAAGGTAGCGTAAAGGCTTGCAAAGTCACCGGAGCCCTAACCACTTTTATATCCGAAGAAGTTGGACCATTTAACTTTACTCCAAAAGACATGGTGTGTCCTTATAAAATTAAATTTACAACTACCATATTTGAAGAATTCAACCAAGCGCCAGAAGCGAGTCCTGCTCTTGAATGTTTTAAAGAAAATAACCCCTGTTTCTGTAATATTTGTCCATCCGGATATTCATGGGATAAGGCCAATTGTTTTTCCACATTCTGCTCTAAATTGCCGTTTATTTGGAATAATGGGTATTATTACAAATCTTATCCTAATGGACCTAACGGAGGAATTTGTCCTTATGGAGGCTCTTTTGATGGTGCCAATTGTTACTTGGGGCCTGTTCCATCAGGATATGAAGGCAAGGCCTTCGTTTACAACAATTGCTATTATGTAGCTCCAAAATGTCCTTAATATTAAAAAATAAATAGAATGGATTCTACACCAACGATAAAAACAATTTTAATTTTCGGCTTGCTCCTTTGGTCAATTAATTTATTTGGTCAAAAAACAAGAACTTTATTTGTATACGGAGGCCCCAGTATAACCAATGTTCAAGAAATAATAAACGGTGAAAAACATTTTTTTGCTTCGCCGGAAAGACCTTATTATTCTTTACGATATCATTTTGGAATTTGTGTTGAAGAAAATATTTTCTCAAAAAAATATTTAGGCTTCAAATACGGATTAAACTTTGATAAAAGGGCTTCATCTCATACCTCCTTTAACAAATACAATGAGGATTTCTATGGGTTTATTGGCATTCCACTACAAATCACTTATAAGCCATTAAAGGATCGGGATATTCAGTTTGAGGCCGGGGTAAGTTTTCAGTATTTAGTATATTCGAAATATCTTTTTATGAAGCCATTTAAAAACTTTGAAATTGATTATACAGTAGGCATTCAAATCCATTTATTGAATAATCTGTATTTTGGAGCTCGACTTTTAGAACCACTTTTTCTTTTAAGAGAGAAAGGTAATGTTATAAATATAGATCCCAGTGTTCCCAAAGAGCGGCGACTGTATAAGACCCATGCCATGCAGTTTTCATTAAGTTACAAATTCACAATGAGATGAAAAAAAACATACTGTTCTGCACCATACTCATTTTATATTTTCTATTGAATAAAAACATATTATTTGCTCAATCAAATACTGTTTTGTTAAATTTTTCACTGAATAATTATAAGCTTGACAGATTCAACCTTCCTGAGCTAAATGCTGCATTTATTTCTGGAACTGGATTTAATCTTGGCTTTGCCTATGAAAAACCTATATGCAAAAAATCTTCCATTTTGCTGGGATTTGAATTTTCGAATAGAAAATATGATAATACTATTGGCAGAGTTAAATAATAATTTTAATGATAATTATGTTTCCTTTCCATTGAGCGTTAACTATTACATAATCAGATTTATAGCTATTCAAGCAGGAATGCAATTTGATCATTTAATATTCAAGCAAAAATTTATTTATTATAAAGATGCTCCAAATGATCAAGTATCAGGATACACTAAATACGACATTGGCTTAAATACTGGAATTCGAATTCAATGGTATAATTTTGAAATAAACGGCAGTTTCAATTATGGACTTAGAAATATTTATTGTGTGAAATTTTTTGACCCAGTTACAGGGAAATTACTTGATGACTTTGCAAAAAGCCATATATTTAAATTCGGAGTCAGTTATTTGTTTAGATAAATATTCACATCTGATCATCAAGTGACCGGTCTTGCTAGATGATACTAATGGAGTACGTATATTAGATTTATCGGAAGTAGTTAAAATCCAATTTTAAATTTTGATAAATTTGGAAATCAATTTTAAAAATCATAAAACTAAAATAAAGCAAGACATATTTAAAGTTAAGTTATTTTACAATTAAAATCTGCTGATCGAGTTGGTGTCCATAGCAGCTTATTTTAGTATAAGCAATAATTTGAAATAATGGGTAATACTCCCTATCTTTTCCAAATGGACCCAACAGGGGAATTTGCCCTTATGGAGGAAACTTTGATGGAGCAAATTGCCACTTAGGACCTGTACCATATGGATTTGAAAGAAAAGCTTTTGTATAGAATAATTGCTATTATGTTGCCCCGAAGTGTCCATAAAAAAAATAAAAGTCTCGATGATGCATCCAATCTATTCTTTCAGATTACTTATGATGGCAAGTTATTTGTTGTGTATGAGTGATTTAATGGGCCAAAAGAAAAGGAACGTAGAATTATTTGCCGGTCCTAATCTGACCAATGTGCAACATATAGAGAATGGTGTTAAATTATATTATACCACTCCGGAAAGGCCTTTTTATACCATTCAATATCACTTTGGTGTTACGCTCAATGAAGGTATTTTTTCAAAGGAAGATTGGAGTTTAAGCTATGGATTGTCCTTCGAAAAGAGAGCCTCTGCGCATACCGGATTTAATAAATATATTGACGAGAGTTATGGGTTTTTAGGAATCCCAATTATTCTCAATTATAAACCTTTAAAAAATCGAGATATCCGTCTTGAAATTGGAACAAATATTCAATCTCTGGTTTACAATTCCATATATGCATATACAAAGGCCTTCAAAAACATTCAAATTGATTATGTAGTTGGCATTCAATACAGGCTCTGGAATAAAACCCATATAGGAACTCGCTTTTTGGAGCCCCTGCTATTAATGAAAGACAGGAGTGAAATTGTACCTCTTGATCCTAATTTACCAAAAGTTATAAGGCAATTTAAGACTCATTCAGTGGAGTTGTATTTTATGTATAAATTCAAAATATGATGAATTCTAATATTGGATATGTATATCTTATGATTTGTTGCTTAAATGCATTGATCACTCCTGTGATGGCTCAGAGCGAGACTATTAGGTTTGGGTTTTCGGTAAATAAATATGCTTTTAATCGATTTAATTATGAAGTGAATGACTCAACAGACATAAATGGAACCGGATTTACTGTTGGATTTTCTTATGAGAAACCTATTCTGAATCGTACGTCAGTTCTAATTGGCTTCGGATTTTCACAAAGAAACAATGAAGTGAAGTATTTTAAATGGGATAATGCGGACAGGACCCATTGGGCATCTTTTCCAATAAGTATGAATTATTACTTATTTAAAAATTTGGCTGTGGAATTAGGATGCCAGTATGAACATTTAATATTTAAGCAAAAATTCGTAGAGTATTCGGATTCGTTACAACAAAAACCCGGTTACACGAAGTATGATATTGGATTGATAGCCGGGATACGGTTTCAAATCCACCATGTTGAATTGAATGGTTGCTTTAATTACGGTTTAAGAAACATATATAGCATTTATGGTTTTGACCCCGCAAGGGGAATTGGGATAAATGCATCAGCCAAAAGTTATTACATTAAAATTGGATTAAATTACCTGTTTCAATGATTTCAAAAAAATATGAACTATTAGTGTAAATTTTAGAATGATTAAGTTAATAGCTGGCACTAAAAGGTTAAAAACTCAGATTTGATAATCAGTAACCAACTCGACCAGATTAGGCTAACCGCGGAATTAATTTTAAATAATGGGTATTATTACAAATCTTATCCTAATGGACCTAACGGAGGAATTTGTCCTTATGGAGGCTCTTTTGATGGTGCCAATTGTTACTTGGGGCCTGTTCCATCAGGATATGAAGGCAAGGCCTTCGTTTACAACAATTGCTATTATGTAGCTCCAAAATGTCCTTAATATTAAAAAATAAATAGAATGGATTCTACACCAACGATAAAAACAATTTTAATTTTCGGCTTGCTCCTTTGGTCAATTAATTTATTTGGTCAAAAAACAAGAACTTTATTTGTATACGGAGGCCCCAGTATAACCAATGTTCAAGAAATAATAAACGGTGAAAAACATTTCTTTGCTTCGCCGGAAAGACCTTATTATTCTTTACGATATCATTTTGGAATTTGTGTTGAAGAAAATATTTTCTCAAAAGAATATTTAGGCGTCAAATACGGATTATACTTTGATAAAAGGGCTTCATCTCACACCTCCTTTAACAAATACAATGAGGATTTCTATGGGTTTATTGGCATTCCACTACAAATCACTTATAAGCCATTAAAGGATCGGGATATTCAGTTTGAGGCCGGGGTAAGTTTTCAGTATTTAGTATATTCGAAATATCTTTTTATGAAGCCATTTAAAAACTTTGAAATTGATTATACAGTAGGCATTCAAATCCATTTATTGAATAATCTGTATTTTGGAGCTCGACTTTTAGAACCACTTTTTCTTTTAAGAGAGAAAGGTAATGTTATAAATATAGATCCCAGTGTTCCCAAAGAGCGGCGACTGTATAAGACCCATGCCATGCAGTTTTCATTAAGTTACAAATTCACAATGAGATGAAAAAAAACATACTGTTCTGCATCATACTCATTTTATATTTTCTATTGAATAAAAACATATTATTTGCTCAATCAAATACTGTTTTGTTAAATTTTTCACTGAATAATTATAAGCTTGACAGATTCAACCTTCCTGAGCTAAATGCTGCTATTATATCTGGGAATGGCTTTAATCTTGGCTTTGCCTTTGAAAAACCTATATGCAAAAAATCTTCCATTTTGCTGGGATTTGAGTTTTCGAAGAGAAAATATGATTATTCCATTGGTCAAAGAAATAATAATTTTAATGATAAATATGCCTCATTCCCGATAAGTATAAACTACTACTTATTTAAATTCATAGCTATTCAAGCAGGAATGCAATTTGATCATTTAATATTCAAGCAAAAATTTATTTATTATAAAGATGCTCCAAATGATCAAGTATCAGGATACACTAAATACGACATTGGCTTAAATACTGGAATTCGAATTCAATGGTATAATTTTGAAATAAACGGCAGTTTCAATTATGGACTTAGAAATATTTATTGTGTGAAATTTCTTGATCCAGTTACAGGGAAATTACTTGATGACTTTGCAAAAAGCCATATATTTAAATTCGGAGTTAGCTATTTATTCAAATGAATATTATCATCTGATAACCGTTTAGCCAGTCCTGCCTGATTATAACTACATGTTGCACTTCATACATTGATCCACCCCAACAGGATGAAGATGGCACCTTTCTGCCAAAATAAAAGTTGTATGCCCATTGAAGCATTTTAAATCACCAATTAAAATTGTGTTGGTGGATAGATGAGTAACAGTTTTCTATCGCCCTTGCCATAAACTCAACAGTAAAAGTCAATATCTGTGATGTTCTTACAATACCTACTAAAACTTTACCAAATAGTTGTTTTAGGAAAGTTTACAGTTCCCACTAAATCATTCGAATTTCTATTTATCTTTACCCTTGTACAATAAACATTAACCTTTTAGAAATGATCCGGACATAAGACTTATAAGTTTTTAATACTAAATTTCGGTATGATATACAACACTCCTGAATTATCAGAAGAAATGATAAAAAGTCTAAGTACACAAAATTACAGAGACTGGCCCCTCATGAAGAGATACCCGGAATATGATGAATGTTTTGTTGCGTTCCATCCATTTTTAAAAATAAAAAATGGCCATGAAGAGTATATTAAGTTTGAATCCTACAGCAGACCAAATAAATTTGAAATTCAAAAACATTGTGAACCACTTAGTTGGTTAGAAATAATTAATTTAACCGGAATTATTGATATAAAAAGTCTTGACAGAGCCTTGGCATTTCTTCATAGAGCCTATAGTTTTGGTGAAAGAACAGAATATTACAAATTAATAAAACATTTGGTGAAAGACAGGTTGGATATTCTTCCGGCAGAAGTCGATGATCTTCCATTAATCATAGAAAATAAAATTCTGCATAAACTAAGATCTCTTGATTATGATTCAGTTCTAATATATTCTGACTTTAATGAACATAAAGAATTAATAAACATTGATAAGCTAATAGAAAATCCAATTGGTCTACCAACTCATGTAAGAATTGGAACTCCGGATGAAAAGATATTAATAGTTCAAGATTTTGATCAAAGATTTGCATATTTTTTCAGCAATAAGTCGACATTATACGACATTATTGAATCTACAAATTTGGAAGGTTTCTTTTGTAATGAACACACTCCTGAATCTTGGAACTACTACCCTATTTTGGAACCAGAAAAAATTGACTGGTCTGAAGATATGAAGAATTCCTATGAAAATAATTTTTAACCGTAAAAAAATAGGTACAACAAATTTATTTTCTTTACAATCTGTGCGAACAATGGAAACTCACTTACACCTTTAACTAGGATAGGGATGTAAATACCACGGACGATATTCGACCAAGCAACTATAAATGTATCCATTTATTAGAATGTTAAACTAATGATAGTACTTCAATAGACATATTCGGAATACCATCATAAATAAATCCGAACAATTATCTTCTACTTCAAAAAAACATTTATTAAATTGAAAATAAGGGTACAAAATAACGAATAGCGGAAATGATATACGCTCACACTCAATTTAGTATTGCTTCGCAATATAATTGCATTATGATGGTCGATGGATTAGAAACTGGAGATACAGGATCAAAAATGTCTAAATTAGAAGGAACCGCGATGTATGTTAATAATCTGAAAGTAAAATCATGTCAGACCTATAACAACAAGAGGGACATTAGACCGTTTCAAAGATAAAGAAATTTACTAAAATATCCATTTAGTATTTTTATTACACATTTCAATTTACACTTGGAACAAATTTGAGCATTATTCAGGTAAAGAGTTGATTCAGAATATAGAATCCAGGAACTA encodes the following:
- a CDS encoding SRPBCC family protein, which encodes MQKTFTNQIYIEKSPEQVMDFLLHPQNWKKFSTGVIAVNYSGDKLTLNSTGSFTRKQGPNTAVEEFKVAELIYGKKLTLEVTTNLFFAHDASEYQAENNGTQATFNETLTARGFMGNVFLFLLAGVINKSLKADYARLKKVIETS
- a CDS encoding DUF2130 domain-containing protein; the encoded protein is MNDIICPNCKKVFKVDEAGFADILKQVRDHQFDEELQKRLLLAERDKENAVKLAEANLKNILQEDLAKKDKVILELRAQNERELSLQLSMKEAEIAEMRSKIQHAEIEKKLTVTEAIQKIEKERDELANNLKNKETEKQLLEKSLIEKFNAELRTKEDIIKLKDEEIALRKDMKLKLSTKMIGETLEQHCETEFNKLRATAFPKAYFEKDNDSRSGSKGDFIYRETDETGNEIISIMFEMKNEGDETATKKRNEDFLKELDKDRTEKKCEYAVLVSLLESESELYNSGIVDVSHKYPKMYVVRPQFFIPIITLLRNAAMTSLKYKAELALVKNQNIDITHFEDKMNAFKEGFARNYELASRKFKEAIDEIDKTIIHLQKTKDALLSSENNLRLANDKAEDLTIKKLTHGNPTMKLKFDELNKNIE
- a CDS encoding type II toxin-antitoxin system RelE/ParE family toxin is translated as MDVKPRFTIKFLQEAKEFLDHLEDKPRDKIIYNIWKSRNMIDDELFKKLNGEIWEFRTNYNKLAYRLFAFWDKSENKVVIATHGIIKKSNKTPLKELERAEKSEVNILKQKNHENI
- a CDS encoding helix-turn-helix transcriptional regulator, which produces MKTYSLDELTNQYIGKKGTSRRDQFEQELRMDLLGQAIKQARLAKNLTQEQLGELVGVQKAQISKIENSATDARFETVLKVFKALHAKVNFSVEINKKKLLLTN
- a CDS encoding outer membrane beta-barrel protein; this translates as MIILLAELNNNFNDNYVSFPLSVNYYIIRFIAIQAGMQFDHLIFKQKFIYYKDAPNDQVSGYTKYDIGLNTGIRIQWYNFEINGSFNYGLRNIYCVKFFDPVTGKLLDDFAKSHIFKFGVSYLFR
- a CDS encoding outer membrane beta-barrel protein, with amino-acid sequence MMNSNIGYVYLMICCLNALITPVMAQSETIRFGFSVNKYAFNRFNYEVNDSTDINGTGFTVGFSYEKPILNRTSVLIGFGFSQRNNEVKYFKWDNADRTHWASFPISMNYYLFKNLAVELGCQYEHLIFKQKFVEYSDSLQQKPGYTKYDIGLIAGIRFQIHHVELNGCFNYGLRNIYSIYGFDPARGIGINASAKSYYIKIGLNYLFQ
- a CDS encoding outer membrane beta-barrel protein, which produces MKKNILFCIILILYFLLNKNILFAQSNTVLLNFSLNNYKLDRFNLPELNAAIISGNGFNLGFAFEKPICKKSSILLGFEFSKRKYDYSIGQRNNNFNDKYASFPISINYYLFKFIAIQAGMQFDHLIFKQKFIYYKDAPNDQVSGYTKYDIGLNTGIRIQWYNFEINGSFNYGLRNIYCVKFLDPVTGKLLDDFAKSHIFKFGVSYLFK
- a CDS encoding DUF2711 family protein, whose protein sequence is MIYNTPELSEEMIKSLSTQNYRDWPLMKRYPEYDECFVAFHPFLKIKNGHEEYIKFESYSRPNKFEIQKHCEPLSWLEIINLTGIIDIKSLDRALAFLHRAYSFGERTEYYKLIKHLVKDRLDILPAEVDDLPLIIENKILHKLRSLDYDSVLIYSDFNEHKELINIDKLIENPIGLPTHVRIGTPDEKILIVQDFDQRFAYFFSNKSTLYDIIESTNLEGFFCNEHTPESWNYYPILEPEKIDWSEDMKNSYENNF